Sequence from the Cololabis saira isolate AMF1-May2022 chromosome 9, fColSai1.1, whole genome shotgun sequence genome:
ttttaacattaatacagattttgacctatagaacactatacagaacagatttatagactcatttatgttgaccagatgtttcacacttatttcactttgtgaatgacaataaaatagaatgcttaaaatgtaaaaaataaaaaataataccaatttagaaaaaaaaaaaaaacctctgacagtgaatttaacacttttaatggccttaaatttggcaattttcatttatcactttttaatactttttaaaaccccgcggaaaccctgCTTCATACAATGTCACAGCCAGCTGAAGAGTTTATTTGAGATAAAAGACTGCTTCAGAAAAAGCTTACCAGCAATAATGGAGTGTTGATGTCAATGTGCTCAAAGACTGTAAATTCCTTCTTGGTCTTCATGGGCAGGAGCCATGGCCTGTGGAGCTCTGCCTTTACCCAGTAGCGCACACTGCCATGCTTCCCTTCGAAAGAGGTAGCCAGAGGTCTGCgggaaggaggaaagaggaaCAGGAAAAAATGCAGGGTTAAAAACCACTGAAagcaaacatacagtatataccctGCAGTAAAgtattttctctctctttgaaatgtaaaactatTAGGCTTACGTCTGTGGAAGCTCGAGGCTGAATGCATACTCATGTCTTCCTGAATGGATAGTGGTGAGTCcttcctcagagttgtcatcGTCTGAAAAACAAGGACAATATTCCAAACACATGTATACCATACCTGGACAAAATGCTCTACGAAGGCATCTGAAAGTCAtaccaaagaaaagaaaaaaaaagaaaaaaaaacacagggtgGGGGAGACAAAAGAGAATAATCGGATTTTACTATCAAAAGTGCCTGTATGATATTTATGTATTGAGAGACAAACAGCAGGGCAATATTTAGAGGGACCCCGACGAAGTTGATTGTTTGGAGGTGCCAGAAACTGAGCATGTAAGGTTATTTTTCCACTAAATGGGACTATAGGGGATCTTTTATAAAAAGATATAAACACTAAAGGGTCAACTGTCGTTGACTGATATCTCGGTTTCACAAAGTGCAGTTTATTTTCATACTTAAAAaacagtaagaaaaaaaaaagggggctgTTTTCCATGTGAACACtcccataaaaaataaaacagcttgTAAAAAGTGTAAAAATTGTTCTATCCCTGCTAATATAAAAGAGTTTGCTTGTACAGCTGGGGTGGAAAGACCGGGTGTGCAGCTTCTGCCAGCTCAGCACTCCctcccccagcagcagcagcagcagcagtagccgTGTGATAAACAAGTGCGGAGCTGTCAGTCAAGCGGCAGACTCCAGCAGGAGGAGACCGGCCTGAACCGGTGCGAGCAGCTTCCCACAGCCGCGCTGCGCTCATTACCTATTCACTGTGCGACGCTGCGGTAACCACTACgggctgatttatgcttccgcgttacaccaacgcagagcctactgtgcgcgtcgccgcgtaccctacgccgtaggcaatgcgtcgatttaacgcggaaccataattcagggcAGGCTTACTACACACggccacacacaaacacgctcaAACCAACTACAACACTTTAAACCACTGCacttttactatttttatatagcttttttttttgactgagcgttttttaatgtttttttttaatccagcaagcatccttaaaaatgtttaggaccagcttggtggggtatcttttatttagacaaaattaacaggctattcttactgaaatgaaattgccatttcatggatagtttctttgtttcttttaccttttctttttcctttctattcttttgctattgactgttttgttttggtgattttgtattgaggggaggattttttataagcccttcgggcttcttttcctctcctgcacaaattatttgtccttgtatgataaaaaaaaaaaagaattattgtgttatcactgtgcaaataaataaataaataaaagagtacagtctttctatgttttttatgtaatttatttattattcatctgtcctgtttatttctgttctgtGTCGTGCTGCTGTGACAAATTAATAAAGTCTACCTTACATTACCCTAATTCGAGacaaattttgttttttaagcaaTGTTCCCTTCATCATGGCGCTGGTTTACAACCTTTAAATTAAGGTGTATCAGCTcttcagaaacaaaacaaaacaaaacgtcTTAAAAAAAAACGCGAATGCAAACCACGACTTAATATAAAGCAGCTTTATTTGGCAAGAAACACTGGACTATAGGATATCATTGACTGAAGAATGTAACTACAATGGTTTTTAACCATGCATGTATAAAAAAACACCACTACTGCTACTCATAATATGGTCCGATTTAGGATGCGGATGCTTCCATCACATACTGCACGTATTTCCTCAATTAAAAAGTTGCAGAGTATATTCTGTCACCCTGCAAGACGATGATGTCATTGGCCACACATTGGACACACGCAAGCGCCTCAGCCAATCAGCGACGAGCGACGAGcgctaagccccgcccacccccgGTCCAGTTCTCTAAACAGGATTGAACCGCTTTGAACAATAGGTGGAAACTTAAGAAAAGCTTCAAAGAAACGCCCTGTACGAGGCTGTTTAGCGATGAAATTTCCAACCAGAGTTGAAAACATAGTTGACCAAGTTTCTATTCTTTCTCGCTGTGTCttaaaaatgaacattttcCTTCAAATTACCGTTTAAATGTGGCAAAAAACACAGAGATGCCCGAGTGGCTGTCATTCATTCTGACACCTTCAGCACAAACAAGCAAACGATGGAGCTTGTGTTTTAGATAATGGCACAAAATAAATACCAACACTTTTTCAAGGGGGGGAGTACCAATGTCAAAGTTATCCCACTTTTAGGTGTATTAATGCTGCGtcccatttacctcggaagtcggaactcggacctgggaatgacgtcacagccgagttatcagcgttccagttacaaagtcggaaaacaagtttgtagttctcatataccacatgaaaaatgtgaagtacactatagcagcatatatatgctgaacaatacttgtatatgactgatttagtgtgaccaaaactagaaagaagtgctacgaattattacagagctctcttctactgtttacaaccggggcagccatcttggaatggtaactcgggggtggtgaagactctcccactttcccagtgggaaatctcacttcgaggggcgttctagttgaaaattccgactgggaactgggaaatccccacttccgaggacaaatggaacgcggcagcCCTCAGTTTTGATgccctgcagctgcatctttcAGTGAACCTGGTCCTCAGCATCACAGTTTCTAACCCAAACTTAATgttaaaaagaagaacaaaaacaggttttcttacCTCTCTCGTGTCCAATTAGAATATCTTTATGGTTTAGGTACTCCACTTCTTCTGTGTAGTTTTGCGTGTAGGCAGTGTTGGAACCAGCATTTCTTGATTCAGTCCAACGAACTTTCGCAAATCCTTTGGCGTGTATTTTGAGAGATTTGACTCGGATTTCTCCCGTGACTTCGACGACCACCCTCCCTGAGACGCAGTCCCCGCTGGAGAACACGGGGACGTTGCTGTCATTCAGACAGTCGTAGCTTATTGTGAAGCTCTTTACCTTTCCTAGCACCATGGTggagaaaagagagagacaAGGCAAGGgagaccttgaaaaaaaaatgttaaaaaaaaagaagtctgtgaaaaaataatctcataggaaaaggaaaaaaagggaatgcagtttttttttttttttttttttaaagacactgATCAGTATCCCCTGCAAAAATGCAGCAGACGCGATCAGTGACTTCTCTGCGAGCAGTTCATTGGGCTTTGTAAAGGCTGAGTAACAGCAGGAGATGCTGTTATCATCCGCCTCTCTCTGTTAGATGGTCTCCAGTCACAGACAAGGAAAGCCCCAGCAGCTCGGCTCACTTTAAGCGACGGGCTGGCTGAAAAACAACCTGCTGCGCATGCGCAAGGCATCACTGCCCCCTCCTTCCGCCTCCTGGAGCCAGCAGGCTAGTGTGgctcaagcctgatttatggttctgcgttaaatcgacgcagagcctacggcgtacggtgcgcgtcgtcgcggtatcctacgccgtagattCTGCgttaaccataaatcagcctttacactcAGATTACATTACAAGTGTGCCCAAACAGCTGAGCGACCGCACAAAGACACGTTCACTGCAGTTGATCTATGGGCGACGCTTTGCAGCTCATTTATAACattgaaaaaaatatgtctcGTGCATATACGTGTACAATCATTTTCTCAGTGGTGCTATGAAAATAATCCAcagatatttttcttctttaacatttttatatgcaagtaacGAGTTGGACACCGTACAATcacctcgtttttttttttttgcaaccgATTTACAGCTTTCAGTCCTGTTTTGTGCATTTTCACATAGTTGTTTCACGTTTTGTAGAATCACTGCAATGTCTGTCTGTGCACCAATAAATGAATCCAGCAGAGCTGCTGGATGTAGCATTGTGCAGAATTGTCGGATACAATGTGTACCTGTTGAAAAAAAACTAGAAGAGCTAAAGATACATTCAAGAATCGCAGATATTGtttcacaaaaacatacaaacaatcCGTGCACATATGGAGGTCTGTTCTCATCATGAACTCCCAGTTTACAGAAAAACAACTCTCTGAGCTCAAAACGCCCCCCTGTGGACATCTTTGTTTATTGCAGCAGCTGCAGTGTCACCTGTTGAGCATCAAACGCAAACACAGCCAGCTGATGATACCAAAGAAGAAATGAAATTAATTGCGAGGTATATTCATTACTACCACTGTCCTAtaattccttaaaaaaaatgtaactgcatctgattaaaactggatggtattttattaaaatatagcTATCAAATGGTTTTGAGAACAAAGTGCCGCCTATCACATTCCACTATAGTTCCCAATAGAGGGTCACTTCCTTGCGCCTTCGGGTGGGGAAAacgtctctcactgttgtttgtgcctacgggccaaaCAGCAGTCCGAAGTACCCGGCTTTCTTGGAGTCCttgggaggggtacttgatagtgctccaactggggacttgATTGTTCTAcagggggacttcaacgctcacgtgagcaatgacagtgatacctggagaggcgtgattgggaggaacggccttcccgatctgaacccgagtggtgctgTTAttagacttctgtgctagtcacagtttgtccataacgaacaacatgttcaagcataagggtgtccatcagtgcacgtggcaccgggacaccctaggccggaggtcaatgatcgactttgttgtcgtttcatctgatcttcagccgtatgtcttggacactcgagtaaagagaggggctgagctgtcaactgatcaccacctggtgatGAGTTGGATACGCTGGTGGAGGAAGAAGTTGggcagaccgggcagacccaaacgtattgtgagggtctgttgggaacgtctggctgagccctctgtcagggaagttttcaactctcatctccgagagaacttctcacaAATTCTGAGGGAGGCTGGGGACATTATGtcagagtggaccatgttctctccTTCCATTGTCGACGTGGCAACcccagaacccggtggtggacaccagaAGTAAGGCATGCCGTCAGGTTAAAGGAGGAGTCCTACCAGGccatgttagcctgtgggactcctgaggcagtagataggtaccggcaggccaagcgagccgcagctcgggcagtcttcgaggcaaaaactcgggtctggaaggagttcggtgaggctatgtaggaagactttcggtcagcCCCGAAGAAATTCTGGCGAACCATTGAGCGCCTCAGAAaagggaagcagtactctgccaacaCCATTTACGTTACAGGTGGGGAACTGTTGACCTTGACTGTGAATGGCTTCCCCCTCTTTACGATCTCCAGAGCTGCCACAAAACTATCAGTGCTAGTTGACTGTGGGGAGGTAATCCACTTCTTGAAAGATAGTTTGCTCTCTTCAGCTTTTTGTAGCAGTTCAGAAATTGCTCTCTTTCGCTCGTCTTCGGTTGGGTATTTTTCTGCAATAGTGCTTGTTTTGGAAGTGTCTTTCAACGTTACAATTTTTGTTGTTCGATATCTTCCTGCCACATGTCAAGCACGAAGGTAAGCCAGCACATTGCCGAAACAGGCAAATGAATATGGCTGATGATGTTATGACCTATATTTTCGTTGACaaattagaaattaaaaatagttATTTTAAAATTAGATTTCATCAACTCAAACTCGAAGATAACTGCCCAACAAACTACACTAgttatatgaataaaaatgaattcagaaatatcatttatttatgttcgGGTTTTTTTCAAAGGGAGTAGGGAGAATACTAtgaagagccgcaggttgcagacccctggtgtAACGTGTAGATGGGTTTGATGCCTGGGTAGATGCTGCCCTCTAGAGTATCCTTTTTGACCTTGCAgattaaaatgtaataatttgatGTCCGACCCAAATCAGTGCTTTATTTCCTCAGATTCATTTTATATCCCTCTTGTTGATAGTGATTGATAGCGctgtatatttatgttttttcatCTCCACTTGAAAAAGTGTTAATCCAGTGTACCcgcttacttttatttttaattttttttttttagaaaactcTTAATTTGAAAGTGCAACCAGGAACTTAATAGCCTATGCCCAAATGAAAACAAGGTCCTCTCAGCAGGGACAGCTTTGTAGGAAGTGGAAACCGGTAGAAAGGAGAAGTTTTACATATCTTCTCCTATGAATCTCATTAATTTGCATCACATCTTtttagcagattttttttatctgtagagggtgaagggagactACAAGTATGTTTTTGATAATTTTAATGTTCTTTCTCCAAAGTTATGGTCACAGTGTTTCCCAAAATGTTTCCAGACCAAACATAGTGATGGTGATGAGTGATGCCTTTGTAAGTATGAACGATAAACATCAGCTTTACATTTTTATTACTAGGCACCAATATCagtgactcttgttttaataaCTAAGTTGAAGTTGAGGACATGCTGGCCAGTTAAGGTTAAGTGTTGTGATCTGAAGTGGATTCTGGTGGTAAATTTAAAACTCTGACTTGTCTTTGTGTGTTTCTTGAGGATGGTCGATTGTCCTTCGATCCTGGCAGCAAAGTTGTACAGCTGCCATACATTAACTACCTCAGAGAGCTTGGGTCCACTTTCCTTAATGCTTACACCAATTCGCCCATCTGCTGCCCTTCAAGAGCAGGTAGAGGAGTTTCTAAACCTGCCAAAATGAACTTGGAGATTGTCTCTGAATTGTAACTGTACATCAACTCTGTTGACAGCAATGTGGAGCGGTCGGTTTGTCCACCTCACTGAGTCATGGAACAACTACAAGTGTTTGGATGCAAATGCAACCACGTGGATGGATGAGCTGGAGAGGAATGGATATAACACAAAAATGATGGGCAAGATGGACTATACCTCAGGAAGTCACTCTGTCAGGTAGGATTGGCTCTGCCAGAGGTATGGGTCATAATTAAAAACTTTAATTTACAatactgtatttattttaatcaaaCTATGATCAATATTACACAAACACAATCTAACCCTCAGCAAAGCGTGGTACTAAGCACTAAAATGTGACAATACAGTGTGTGGGGAGTAGTTTTCCATCATATTGTGGATCTTTGTTTTAGGCCCAACTTCACgtgttttatttccatttccTATTTTTGTGTTTCTATTACAGTAATCGCGTTGAGGCATGGACACGAGATGTTCAGTTCCTCCTGCGCCAAGAAGGCCGGCCAGTTTCTCAACTTGTTGGGAATATGTCGACCAAAAGGATCATGAAAGAAGACTGGAAAAATACAGACAAAGCTACAAAGTGGATCCACCAGATGGCTGCACGGTCACAACAGCCTTTTGCTCTTTATCTAGGCCTCAACTTACCTCATCCGTACAAAACCCAATCCCTGGGGCCCACTGCTGGAGGGTCCACCTTCCGTACCTCACCATACTGGCTTACAAAGGTGCACGTTTTCCATGATCTCTTTGTTGTTGTAGAATTTTTTTGTACAAATTCAAATCATATTGAAATCTAATGGTTCTAATTTCCCCTTTTCACACATATAGGTGTCATCTGAACTCGTATCTATTCCCAAATGGCTGCCTATGGCTGCTATGCACCCTGTTGACTACTACTCCACCTTCACTAAAAACTGCAGCGGGGATTTCTCTGAGGAAGAAGTCAGACGTATTCGGGTCTTCTATTATGCCATGTGTGCTGAAGCAGATGCCATGCTAGGTGAGCCCACAGTAATGATTAACAGAAGGATGGTCTCACCATGAGAGATCTGATGACAATTTTAGAAACATTTTTGAAGATGATTATTGTTCAAGTCACATAGTGTGCTCAGATATGGTGTGTATGTGAAATTACCTATTGTTTTGACAGTTAATTAATTTTTATCACAGCCAATCAatcaaaaataatatatatatatttttttaaatcatcaaattgaaaaaaaaaccccatcagAATTGAAGAGAATCCTAACAgagtaaaaaaatctaattattcTGTGGAAgttcagtgtttttgttttttttcctcaataaaaGTTGCTTGAGATCTTAATGCCCATAGTTTTATTTAGAGGTGGGATCTTGTTGACCTTTCTGTATCTTCCACCCTTTCTTGCTCACCAGGCCAAATTATTTCAGCTCTGAGAGAGACTGGTTTGCTTAACAACACTGTTGTGATGTTTACCGCTGACCATGGAGAGCTTGCCATGGAGCACCGGCAGTTCTATAAGATGTCAATGTTCGAAGGGAGTTCCCATGTTCCCCTGCTCATTATGGGGCCCAGGCTGATGTCTGGCCTGCAAGTCAATCAGATCGTGTCTTTGGTTGATCTCTATCCCACTTTGCTGGGTAAGGAGGTAgaattttgaaaaatatttcAGAAGCCAAAGTAGTCTATGATTatagattttaatatttaaacttgtttgtgtgttttgcagaAATTGCTGGAATTTCAGCTATTGGTAATCTAAGTGGTCATTCCCTCCTTCCTCTGATATCCAAATCCAGTAATATTTCAAAGAAGCAACATCCAAATTGGGTATTGAGCGAATATCATGGCTCTAATGCCAATGCTTCCACGTACATGTTTAGAATTGGCCAGTGGAAGTACATCGCTTATGCAGATGGCCTCAGTGTCCCCCCACAACTTTTTGGTGAGTCCtaaattatatataaattatatataaatatatatatataaattatattataattatatatatatatatatatatatatatatatatatatatatatatatatatatatatatatatatatatatatatatatatatatatatatatatatatgtgtatatatatatgtgtatgtgtgtgtgtattgcagTGGAAGACACCATAATAAAGCTTCAATTCAAATATTTCTCTGTTCTAACTTTGCAGACCTTACACTGGACAAGGACGAACTTCACAATGTGATTCTCAGATTCCCAGAAGTCCAGGCCCATCTGGACAAACTCTTGCGCAGCATTGTAGACTATCCCAAAGTCTCTACGAATGTTCATCTGTACAATAAAAAAGCATTTAGTGCATGGCGCTGCAGTTTAGGGGGAAACTACAGCCAAGTTATTGCTAACCTCAGGTGGCATGTGGATTGGCAAAAGGATGCATTAGCCCATGAGAAAGCTGTTGACAAGTGGCTTTCTGGCTCATTGGAGACTTTTTATGACTATAATAAATGTTAAGCTGTTATTTTAATGAACTGGAATTCCAACTTTTGCCTGAACATTTTGATTGTTAAAAAGTGCAGGTGAACACCTGCGATGACctttatctttattttctgtaaatgtgtgtatcttttaACGTCTTAGATTACGCCTTTGATTAaatctgtattttatttgtggatCTTTCACACACCTTTCACTCAATGTAAGCTTTAGTCTGACTATATTTCTTCAAAATGAATGTATAAATCGTTCGTTCCAAAATTGTTTGCTACTAGAtgtgtcttttattttgaaattccaCCGTGTCTTTCACTTCCGGGCCATCTCGGCGACAACGTAAACAGTAGGTGGAACCAACTTCTATACGTTTCTCCAAAACCTGAAATATTGCAGCTATCGAGCGCAATAAACGAACACTTTATTTCATATGGGTTAAAATTTGCAGTCATTTCTCACTGTAAGTTAGTTTTAAATGTTGGCAAAATAACAGCTGATGCCAAACCGGCTAGCTAACCTAAGCTTATAGTTGAGTCATTTCTTAATTAAATCAGTCATATATCATGTATCATATCATGTACGCTGTAGACGTGGAC
This genomic interval carries:
- the arsk gene encoding arylsulfatase K, producing the protein MFLIILMFFLQSYGHSVSQNVSRPNIVMVMSDAFDGRLSFDPGSKVVQLPYINYLRELGSTFLNAYTNSPICCPSRAAMWSGRFVHLTESWNNYKCLDANATTWMDELERNGYNTKMMGKMDYTSGSHSVSNRVEAWTRDVQFLLRQEGRPVSQLVGNMSTKRIMKEDWKNTDKATKWIHQMAARSQQPFALYLGLNLPHPYKTQSLGPTAGGSTFRTSPYWLTKVSSELVSIPKWLPMAAMHPVDYYSTFTKNCSGDFSEEEVRRIRVFYYAMCAEADAMLGQIISALRETGLLNNTVVMFTADHGELAMEHRQFYKMSMFEGSSHVPLLIMGPRLMSGLQVNQIVSLVDLYPTLLEIAGISAIGNLSGHSLLPLISKSSNISKKQHPNWVLSEYHGSNANASTYMFRIGQWKYIAYADGLSVPPQLFDLTLDKDELHNVILRFPEVQAHLDKLLRSIVDYPKVSTNVHLYNKKAFSAWRCSLGGNYSQVIANLRWHVDWQKDALAHEKAVDKWLSGSLETFYDYNKC